One Glycocaulis abyssi DNA window includes the following coding sequences:
- the secE gene encoding preprotein translocase subunit SecE, translating into MRDDPAHPNLSLKEAMAKAGKTGQPARTGATGQGSGTASGGSSAPARKKTTNPFRFLGEVRQEGRKVTWTSRGETIVSSIFVLVLSVIAAIFFFGVDSLIGLIVNFLLGLGA; encoded by the coding sequence GTGCGCGATGATCCCGCGCACCCGAATTTGAGTTTGAAAGAGGCGATGGCAAAAGCAGGCAAAACCGGTCAGCCGGCACGCACAGGCGCAACCGGGCAGGGCAGCGGAACTGCTTCGGGTGGTTCGTCTGCGCCTGCGCGCAAGAAGACGACCAACCCGTTCCGGTTTCTTGGCGAGGTGCGTCAGGAGGGCCGCAAGGTCACCTGGACGAGCCGCGGTGAGACGATCGTGTCGTCCATCTTCGTGCTGGTGCTCTCGGTGATCGCCGCCATCTTCTTTTTCGGCGTCGATTCGCTGATCGGCCTGATTGTCAATTTCCTGCTCGGCCTGGGGGCCTGA
- a CDS encoding acyl-CoA dehydrogenase family protein produces the protein MTQPHAPRSELRTHNVFNQSEPLSGINLFSADRVLRDAVSRNGGDAHQDHLSAFGARVGSAEVQEWGRQANENPPKFKPFDRFGHRIDEVEFHPAYHQLMRAGLEAGVSAAAWTTDTAPHTLHSALLMLMGHTDAGVCCPMSMTYACVPALRHAGWAGDWIRGATASAYDPAMKPMAEKTGLTIGMAMTEKQGGSDVRANETRAVSIGGDEVELTGHKWFCSAPMSDGFLTLAYEGEGESAALSCFLVPRWRPDGTRNAIEIQRLKDKLGDRSNASSEIEYHGAYARRVGEPGRGVRTIIDMVNHTRLDCLAGSAGLIRTASFHAIWHADRRAAFQRRLIDQPLMREVLAELVMEAEAAMALAFRVAHAFDTMASDPNEAALARILTPIAKYWICKRAPYLVYEAMEAHGGAGFVEESPLPRMFRQSPLNAIWEGSGNVIALDTLRALSRDPESREALLAYMARGKGQNAALDALIGRIEASLAGGIGEADARRFSEEAALALSALALMDAGLDAASDAFLARRIASQSTTLGAGHGQIDTEKLIERGRLAV, from the coding sequence ATGACACAGCCCCACGCGCCGCGCAGCGAGTTGCGCACCCATAATGTTTTCAACCAGTCCGAACCGTTGAGCGGGATCAATCTGTTCAGCGCCGACCGCGTGCTGAGAGATGCCGTCAGCCGCAATGGCGGCGATGCCCACCAGGACCATCTCTCGGCCTTCGGCGCGCGCGTGGGTTCAGCCGAGGTGCAGGAATGGGGGCGGCAGGCGAATGAAAACCCGCCGAAATTCAAACCCTTTGACCGCTTTGGCCACCGCATTGACGAGGTGGAGTTCCACCCCGCCTATCACCAGCTGATGCGCGCCGGGCTGGAGGCGGGTGTCTCGGCAGCGGCGTGGACCACAGACACCGCGCCGCATACGCTGCATTCGGCCCTGCTGATGCTGATGGGCCATACCGATGCGGGCGTGTGCTGCCCGATGTCGATGACCTATGCCTGCGTGCCCGCCCTGCGCCATGCCGGCTGGGCGGGCGACTGGATCAGGGGCGCAACCGCCAGCGCCTATGACCCGGCCATGAAGCCGATGGCAGAGAAGACCGGCCTGACCATCGGCATGGCGATGACCGAAAAGCAGGGCGGATCGGATGTGCGCGCCAACGAGACCCGAGCGGTCAGCATTGGCGGGGACGAGGTGGAGCTTACGGGGCATAAATGGTTCTGCTCGGCGCCCATGAGCGATGGCTTCCTCACCCTTGCCTATGAGGGCGAGGGCGAAAGCGCTGCCCTTTCCTGCTTCCTGGTGCCGCGCTGGCGCCCGGACGGCACACGCAATGCCATCGAGATACAGCGCCTGAAGGACAAGCTCGGCGACCGTTCCAACGCCTCCTCCGAGATCGAATATCACGGCGCTTATGCGCGCCGCGTAGGCGAGCCGGGACGCGGGGTTCGCACCATTATCGACATGGTCAACCACACGCGCCTTGACTGCCTGGCAGGGTCAGCGGGCCTCATTCGTACCGCGAGCTTTCACGCCATCTGGCACGCTGACCGGCGCGCCGCCTTCCAGCGCCGCCTGATCGACCAGCCCCTGATGCGCGAAGTGCTGGCAGAGCTCGTCATGGAAGCCGAAGCGGCGATGGCGCTGGCTTTTCGCGTGGCGCACGCCTTCGACACGATGGCCAGCGATCCGAACGAGGCAGCGCTGGCTCGCATCCTCACCCCCATCGCCAAATACTGGATCTGCAAGCGCGCGCCCTACCTCGTCTATGAGGCGATGGAGGCCCATGGCGGGGCGGGCTTTGTGGAAGAATCGCCCCTGCCCCGCATGTTCCGCCAGAGCCCGCTCAACGCCATCTGGGAGGGCTCCGGCAATGTCATCGCCCTTGATACGCTGCGCGCCCTTTCCCGCGACCCTGAGAGCCGCGAGGCGCTGCTGGCCTATATGGCACGTGGCAAGGGGCAGAACGCGGCGCTCGATGCCCTCATTGGCCGCATAGAGGCGTCACTGGCGGGCGGTATCGGGGAGGCCGATGCGCGCCGGTTCAGCGAGGAGGCGGCGCTGGCTCTCTCAGCCCTTGCCCTGATGGATGCGGGGCTCGATGCGGCATCAGACGCCTTCCTCGCCCGGCGCATTGCCAGCCAGTCGACCACGCTGGGCGCGGGCCACGGACAGATCGACACCGAAAAACTGATTGAGCGCGGACGGCTGGCGGTCTAG
- a CDS encoding class I SAM-dependent methyltransferase, with product MSGLQHHWDTYWQGKGGESQAVNAPEMARELAAFWNTHAGATLQGRGRARLLDLACGAGVVALESARAAQARSVGLQIVCMDIALEALLAAREGLSGADIVSVIAGDAGALPFAAGSFDLVFSQFGVEYAGLDALSQAPVVLADGGELAFLCHYKDGAIYAESRRNLRVWDAVETSGLLNLALGLLEAAYSADEGTGSQEGLHACGVAYRQAAEQAGALAQNSDGEAAQNVLRLLGDLAQLIRRRAAYDRDDARGWIRAQARSCAAVRQRLQDMTAAALDTGQVQAVLAVWREQGVNVPDPDALKLGDDTRPGAWLLKASRT from the coding sequence ATGAGCGGGTTGCAGCACCATTGGGATACTTACTGGCAAGGCAAAGGCGGCGAGTCCCAAGCCGTCAATGCACCGGAGATGGCAAGGGAGCTTGCCGCCTTCTGGAACACGCATGCCGGAGCTACCCTGCAGGGGCGGGGGCGCGCGCGTCTGCTTGACCTAGCATGCGGGGCCGGTGTGGTGGCACTGGAATCGGCACGCGCGGCGCAGGCGCGCTCGGTTGGCTTGCAGATCGTGTGCATGGACATAGCCCTTGAGGCATTGCTTGCCGCGCGAGAGGGCCTGTCAGGGGCGGACATTGTGTCGGTCATTGCCGGCGATGCTGGCGCATTGCCGTTCGCTGCAGGCAGTTTCGATCTCGTTTTCAGCCAGTTCGGTGTTGAATATGCGGGCCTGGACGCCTTGTCACAGGCGCCTGTTGTGCTGGCGGACGGCGGAGAGCTTGCTTTCCTGTGTCATTACAAGGACGGCGCCATCTACGCTGAGTCCCGCCGCAATCTGCGGGTTTGGGACGCGGTTGAGACGTCGGGCCTGCTGAACTTAGCGCTGGGCCTGCTTGAGGCGGCCTATAGCGCCGATGAGGGCACGGGCAGTCAGGAGGGCCTGCATGCCTGCGGCGTGGCCTACCGGCAAGCGGCCGAACAGGCCGGGGCGCTGGCTCAAAACTCCGATGGTGAAGCGGCCCAAAATGTCCTGCGTCTGTTGGGTGATCTTGCCCAGCTGATCCGGCGCCGTGCTGCCTATGATCGTGATGATGCTCGCGGCTGGATACGGGCCCAGGCGCGTTCCTGTGCGGCGGTACGCCAACGTCTGCAAGACATGACCGCGGCTGCTCTGGACACCGGGCAGGTACAAGCGGTGCTGGCCGTCTGGCGTGAACAGGGGGTCAATGTGCCCGATCCCGATGCGTTGAAGCTGGGTGATGACACAAGGCCGGGCGCGTGGTTGCTCAAGGCAAGCCGCACCTGA
- the rplK gene encoding 50S ribosomal protein L11 — translation MAKKISGYIKLQVPAGAANPSPPIGPALGQRGVNIMEFCKAFNAKTQEMEKGMPIPTIITVYQDKSFTFETKTPPASFLLKKAAKIQKGSATTGKSGPVGKISRAQCREIAELKMKDLNANDLDQATSIIEGSARSMGLEVTG, via the coding sequence ATGGCCAAGAAAATTTCCGGCTACATCAAGCTGCAGGTTCCTGCCGGAGCCGCTAACCCCTCGCCGCCTATCGGTCCGGCGCTGGGTCAGCGCGGCGTGAACATCATGGAGTTCTGCAAGGCGTTCAACGCCAAGACGCAAGAGATGGAAAAAGGGATGCCCATCCCGACCATCATCACCGTCTATCAGGACAAGTCGTTCACCTTCGAGACGAAGACGCCGCCGGCGAGCTTCCTGCTGAAAAAGGCTGCCAAGATTCAAAAGGGCAGCGCCACGACGGGCAAATCCGGCCCGGTTGGCAAGATTTCGCGCGCGCAGTGCCGCGAGATAGCGGAATTGAAGATGAAGGATCTCAACGCCAACGATCTCGATCAGGCGACGAGCATTATCGAAGGTTCGGCCCGGTCCATGGGCCTGGAAGTGACGGGGTAG
- the rlmB gene encoding 23S rRNA (guanosine(2251)-2'-O)-methyltransferase RlmB, with protein MAPDQRNTSKPAFAHARAQTRGQGRKPARQRGDALPPGEGWIWGRHAVLAALANPRRTPLSLHVTRNSVKDLDEAMRARIEAKIEDPADISARLPDTAVHQGFALKAKALDAEPVQGVLDPTHGLLVVLDQITDPHNVGAIFRSAAAFGARAIIMQDRKSPPIFGTVCKSAVGCAEKVGHVEVTNIADTLKSFRDEGRFVIGLAGEADMALAAAVQTGADTMGRTTGLVLVLGSEDKGLRPRVADHCDVLARIPMGPKAESLNVSNAAAVALYEASRHDPRINPA; from the coding sequence ATGGCCCCTGACCAGCGCAACACCTCGAAACCGGCTTTCGCACACGCCCGTGCACAGACCCGCGGGCAGGGGCGCAAACCCGCCCGACAGCGCGGCGATGCCTTGCCCCCCGGCGAGGGGTGGATATGGGGCCGCCATGCAGTACTGGCAGCCCTTGCCAACCCCAGACGCACGCCGCTATCGCTGCATGTCACGCGCAATAGCGTGAAAGATCTCGACGAGGCGATGCGCGCACGCATCGAGGCAAAGATCGAGGACCCGGCTGACATCAGCGCACGCCTGCCGGACACCGCCGTACATCAGGGTTTCGCACTGAAGGCCAAAGCGCTGGACGCCGAGCCCGTACAGGGCGTTCTGGACCCGACCCACGGGCTTCTTGTGGTGCTTGACCAGATCACCGATCCGCACAATGTCGGCGCGATTTTCCGCTCGGCGGCCGCTTTTGGTGCGCGCGCCATCATCATGCAGGACCGCAAGTCTCCGCCGATCTTCGGCACCGTCTGCAAGAGCGCGGTCGGGTGCGCGGAGAAAGTCGGCCATGTGGAAGTCACCAATATCGCCGATACGCTCAAAAGCTTCCGCGATGAGGGACGCTTCGTAATCGGGCTGGCGGGCGAAGCGGACATGGCGCTCGCAGCCGCCGTGCAGACCGGCGCTGACACGATGGGCCGCACGACAGGCCTGGTTCTGGTGCTGGGATCGGAAGACAAGGGGCTGCGCCCGCGCGTGGCCGATCATTGCGATGTGCTGGCGCGCATCCCGATGGGACCGAAGGCAGAGAGCCTGAACGTGTCCAATGCCGCAGCGGTCGCGCTCTATGAAGCATCGCGGCACGATCCCAGGATCAACCCGGCGTGA
- the nusG gene encoding transcription termination/antitermination protein NusG, translating to MPAKWYIVHAYSNFEKKVAEAIRVEAAQKGLSDKFEDIVVPTEEVTEIRKGRKVNAERKYFPGYVLVKMDMTDEAYHLVKNTPKVTGFLGSGNRPLPVPEGEVLRIMGKMEEDAENPRPTISYEIGETVRVTDGHFSSFNGIVEEVDEGRSVLKVAINIFGRATPVELEYSQVEKAS from the coding sequence ATGCCGGCCAAGTGGTATATCGTTCACGCCTACTCGAATTTCGAGAAGAAGGTCGCCGAGGCGATCCGCGTCGAGGCGGCGCAGAAGGGCCTGTCGGACAAGTTTGAGGACATCGTGGTCCCGACCGAAGAGGTCACCGAGATCCGCAAGGGCCGCAAGGTCAATGCCGAGCGTAAATATTTCCCCGGCTATGTGCTGGTGAAAATGGACATGACCGATGAGGCTTATCACCTCGTCAAGAATACACCCAAGGTGACGGGTTTTCTCGGATCGGGCAACCGCCCGCTGCCCGTTCCGGAAGGTGAAGTGCTGCGTATCATGGGCAAGATGGAAGAGGACGCTGAAAATCCGCGCCCGACCATTTCCTATGAAATCGGCGAGACTGTACGCGTGACGGACGGCCACTTCTCCAGCTTCAACGGGATCGTTGAGGAAGTGGATGAAGGCCGCTCGGTGCTTAAGGTCGCCATCAATATTTTCGGCCGGGCGACCCCGGTCGAGCTCGAATACAGCCAGGTGGAAAAAGCCAGCTGA
- the tuf gene encoding elongation factor Tu, with the protein MAKAKFERNKPHANVGTIGHVDHGKTTLTAAITKYFGEFRAYDQIDGAPEEKARGITISTAHVEYETDNRHYAHVDCPGHADYVKNMITGAAQMDGAILVVNAADGPMPQTREHILLARQVGVPALVVFMNKVDQVDDPELLELVEMEIRELLSSYDFPGDDIPIIAGSALAAMEGNNPEIGENKIRELMAAVDEYIPTPERPVDMPFLMPIEDVFSISGRGTVVTGRIERGILKVGDEIEIVGIRDTTKTTCTGVEMFRKLLDQGQAGDNVGALLRGVERDGVERGQVLAKPGSVKPHKKFEAEAYILTKEEGGRHTPFFTNYRPQFYFRTTDVTGIVTLKEGTEMVMPGDNVEVTVDLIQPIAMEEKLRFAIREGGRTVGAGVVSKILD; encoded by the coding sequence ATGGCCAAGGCAAAGTTTGAGCGTAACAAGCCGCATGCGAATGTTGGCACGATTGGTCACGTTGACCACGGCAAGACGACGTTGACGGCGGCGATTACGAAGTATTTCGGTGAGTTTCGTGCGTATGACCAGATTGATGGTGCGCCCGAGGAGAAGGCTCGCGGGATCACGATTTCGACGGCTCACGTTGAGTATGAGACGGATAACCGTCACTACGCGCACGTGGACTGCCCTGGCCACGCTGACTATGTGAAGAACATGATCACGGGCGCGGCGCAGATGGACGGCGCGATTCTGGTTGTGAACGCGGCTGACGGCCCGATGCCGCAGACGCGCGAGCACATTCTGCTGGCCCGTCAGGTCGGCGTGCCGGCCCTGGTCGTGTTCATGAACAAGGTTGACCAGGTTGACGATCCTGAGCTGCTTGAGCTGGTCGAGATGGAAATCCGCGAGCTTCTGAGCTCTTACGACTTCCCGGGCGACGATATTCCGATCATTGCCGGTTCGGCTCTGGCCGCGATGGAGGGTAACAACCCTGAAATCGGCGAGAACAAGATCCGTGAGCTGATGGCGGCTGTGGACGAGTACATCCCGACGCCGGAGCGTCCGGTTGACATGCCGTTCCTGATGCCGATCGAGGACGTGTTCTCGATTTCGGGCCGGGGTACGGTTGTGACGGGGCGTATCGAGCGCGGCATCCTGAAAGTGGGTGACGAGATCGAGATTGTGGGTATCCGCGACACGACGAAGACGACGTGCACGGGCGTGGAGATGTTCCGCAAGCTGCTTGACCAGGGTCAGGCGGGCGACAATGTGGGCGCGCTGCTGCGCGGTGTCGAGCGTGACGGTGTCGAGCGTGGCCAGGTTCTGGCCAAGCCGGGTTCTGTGAAGCCGCACAAGAAGTTCGAGGCGGAAGCCTATATCCTGACGAAGGAAGAGGGCGGGCGCCACACGCCGTTCTTCACCAATTACCGCCCGCAATTCTACTTCCGCACGACGGACGTGACCGGGATCGTGACCCTTAAAGAGGGCACCGAGATGGTGATGCCGGGCGATAATGTGGAAGTGACGGTCGACCTGATCCAGCCGATCGCGATGGAAGAGAAGCTGCGCTTCGCCATCCGTGAAGGCGGACGTACCGTCGGCGCCGGCGTCGTCTCCAAAATCCTCGATTAA
- a CDS encoding 2OG-Fe(II) oxygenase family protein: MNAAPGQMLQESLRLLQAGQVDAADGLLGRLRDTCPHEADVWRLSGAAAQARGDFPAAETYLREAIRLRPSHHEASNALGLVLSRQGRIGQAREVWEQTLAMAPQQAAAAINLARSYLDAGEPQKAAGLVARHAGRDPLAALVHAQALRADGDPARALEAYQRRLQLVPGDIKAAFGIALCCIDLGRAEEGLERLDSLPAGRDPQIEYARFSALARMGRLDAAEKAVETVLSLNPGDLSGLEGAAQLLCMTSRPEKVPALFARALEATRFAVPVELQYIDTLVRMGEFDAARSAVDAAHKRHGVQPALLDRAIAVEVEAGDSSRAFTLARQAGEVFPAETSLLANRVRAAFMAGDARYAAPLIDQAMATMPEGRFWTAMEATLARLSDDADTYETLCGPQLVMTSSLQPPPAYGGIENFNMQLAELLRGLHAFSAAPLGQSLRDGTQTSSDLRHNENRLIVDFFSMVEQAFDRYRARLKPIAGHPLLGNMPDRMHVQGAWSVRLGPNGRHVNHVHPEGWVSCVYYVSVPPQIAGSSSQEGWLKFGEPPFAVPGLGPHDHVEPRPGELTIFPSYLWHGTVPISSGERLTIAFDIAPGSGRGNT; this comes from the coding sequence ATGAACGCAGCGCCGGGCCAGATGTTGCAGGAATCCCTGCGCCTCCTTCAGGCCGGGCAGGTTGATGCCGCTGATGGCCTGCTCGGGCGGTTGCGCGATACATGCCCCCACGAGGCCGATGTGTGGCGGCTGTCCGGCGCCGCCGCGCAGGCGCGCGGCGATTTTCCGGCAGCAGAGACCTATCTGCGCGAGGCTATCCGGCTCCGGCCATCGCACCATGAGGCTTCAAATGCCCTTGGGCTGGTCTTGTCCCGGCAGGGGCGCATAGGGCAGGCGCGGGAGGTCTGGGAACAAACCCTGGCAATGGCGCCCCAGCAAGCGGCAGCGGCGATAAATCTTGCACGTTCCTATCTGGATGCCGGAGAACCGCAAAAGGCAGCCGGGCTGGTGGCCCGTCATGCCGGGCGTGATCCGCTTGCGGCGCTGGTCCACGCGCAGGCGCTGCGCGCCGACGGCGACCCGGCGCGTGCGCTTGAAGCCTATCAGCGCAGGCTCCAGCTGGTGCCGGGTGATATCAAGGCAGCTTTCGGGATTGCGCTGTGCTGTATCGATCTCGGCCGTGCCGAGGAGGGTCTGGAACGGCTCGATAGCCTGCCTGCCGGGCGCGATCCACAGATCGAGTATGCCCGCTTCTCGGCTCTCGCCAGGATGGGGCGCCTTGACGCTGCGGAAAAGGCTGTAGAGACGGTGCTTAGCCTGAATCCTGGCGATCTCTCCGGGCTGGAGGGTGCGGCGCAGCTACTTTGCATGACCAGCCGGCCCGAAAAGGTGCCAGCACTGTTTGCACGCGCGCTGGAGGCGACGCGCTTCGCCGTGCCGGTAGAGCTGCAGTATATTGATACGCTTGTCCGTATGGGTGAGTTTGATGCCGCGCGCAGCGCCGTTGATGCGGCCCACAAAAGGCATGGCGTTCAGCCCGCTTTGCTGGACCGCGCTATCGCCGTTGAAGTCGAAGCGGGCGACAGTTCGCGAGCGTTTACGCTGGCGCGGCAGGCCGGGGAAGTTTTTCCGGCCGAAACCAGCCTGCTCGCAAACCGGGTGCGCGCCGCGTTCATGGCCGGTGATGCCCGCTATGCCGCGCCTCTGATTGACCAGGCCATGGCGACCATGCCGGAAGGACGGTTCTGGACGGCTATGGAAGCGACTTTGGCGCGACTGAGCGATGACGCTGACACGTATGAAACGCTGTGCGGTCCCCAGCTGGTTATGACGTCATCGCTGCAGCCCCCGCCTGCATATGGCGGGATAGAGAATTTCAACATGCAGCTGGCAGAGTTGCTAAGAGGGCTGCACGCATTTTCGGCTGCGCCGCTCGGCCAGTCTCTGCGGGACGGGACGCAAACCTCCTCTGATCTCCGCCATAATGAGAACCGTCTGATCGTGGACTTTTTTTCCATGGTTGAGCAGGCGTTTGACCGCTACCGCGCAAGGCTCAAGCCCATCGCCGGGCATCCGCTGCTTGGCAATATGCCAGACAGGATGCACGTCCAGGGCGCCTGGTCGGTACGACTGGGGCCGAATGGGCGTCATGTGAACCATGTCCATCCCGAAGGGTGGGTCAGCTGCGTCTATTATGTATCCGTCCCGCCGCAGATTGCCGGGTCGTCGAGCCAGGAGGGTTGGCTCAAATTCGGAGAGCCGCCGTTTGCAGTGCCGGGGCTCGGGCCGCATGATCACGTCGAGCCGCGTCCTGGCGAACTCACGATCTTTCCCAGCTATCTCTGGCACGGAACCGTGCCAATCAGCTCTGGCGAACGGCTGACCATCGCTTTTGACATCGCCCCTGGCAGTGGCCGGGGGAATACCTGA
- a CDS encoding TonB-dependent receptor domain-containing protein, producing MKKWNREALLRTSVLAGFVAAGAAAAPAIAQEEGAAQRETIQVTGSRIARPDATAPSPIVSVDAPALEVNNTINIEDYLNDLPQLIPGFDATSNNPGNGTANLSLRGLGAGRTLVLLDGRRMVSEGAGQTVNINTVPAALIERVDVVTGGASAVYGSDAVAGVVNFILRTDFEGVELDTSHRWSEQGGGSNTSISATIGGNFADGRGNAVLNMSYNRREELFQGDREFSRNTLIDNGSGTFGTTGSVLIEETLFAPGGVLIGGPFANFDWAAAGLQDRFDDRCVGTPDTCWAFAARIDANGLAQPFRTSGPNNDRYNYAPDNYLQLPQERYNFAAFANYEINRHFEVYGRAMYSNVIVDSQLAPTPAALRFTVSEDNAIFDGHADVLELMRTNPAINLGDTNGDGLEEFQFDIGRRFTEFGPRNSLRDTHAMLVGGGVRGDLFLSGWTYDVYAHFARTRADQIQTGNLSVSAFTAEVEAGRALIFGGPGALTDDVVAAATRTGAIFETNEQVQFVATTQGEIEQFRFGTANTPLQVVLGVEYREEFSRRQPDSVLGPDVRGFNQSTFIEGRFDVYEFFAEGVLPVIEGGTFAEYLGLNAAYRRSNYTTVGNTDTFAIGAEWIPVSDVRFRAQFQRAVRAPSVSQLFQTDTNGFPGVSDPCASGLGAWGNLSSAQQATVEANCVANGVPMGAVPVAQVNSQVETIFRGARDLEAEEADTITLGVSYSPSFLPGLTVRADYYDIEIGNALSGPSAQEVVNACTLFGVQAACDLLVRGGGGTLTLIDFLSTENQTGLFVRGIDYGFDYIFDAGDMGTFALGLNATWTDTSSFQSSPQTTRIECAGFYGADCGQPTPVHKWLASASWMYGPLTANVRWTHVGEVTDTLTQFYGARADQLDVTHIGSIDYFDLNLSYDFTDNVRFYGGVRNMFDQSPPIVGDGPQSQQANTWPATYDPFGRQFFLGVTARY from the coding sequence GTGAAAAAGTGGAATAGAGAAGCTCTCTTGCGGACCTCGGTCCTCGCAGGCTTCGTGGCGGCTGGTGCTGCTGCGGCTCCCGCGATTGCGCAAGAAGAAGGTGCCGCGCAACGCGAAACCATTCAGGTCACCGGTTCGCGTATCGCACGTCCTGATGCGACCGCTCCGAGCCCGATCGTGTCGGTTGATGCGCCTGCGCTCGAAGTGAACAACACGATCAACATCGAAGACTACCTCAACGACCTGCCGCAGCTGATTCCGGGTTTCGACGCCACGTCGAACAACCCTGGTAACGGCACGGCCAACCTGTCGCTGCGCGGTCTGGGTGCGGGCCGTACGCTCGTCCTGCTGGACGGCCGCCGCATGGTGTCGGAAGGTGCTGGCCAGACGGTCAACATCAACACCGTCCCGGCCGCTCTGATCGAGCGCGTTGACGTGGTGACCGGTGGTGCCTCGGCCGTGTACGGCTCTGACGCTGTCGCCGGTGTTGTCAACTTCATCCTGCGTACCGACTTTGAAGGCGTCGAGCTCGACACCTCGCACCGCTGGTCGGAGCAGGGTGGCGGTTCCAACACGTCGATCTCCGCAACGATCGGTGGCAACTTCGCCGATGGCCGCGGTAACGCCGTGCTGAACATGTCGTACAACCGTCGTGAAGAGCTGTTCCAGGGTGACCGCGAGTTCTCGCGTAACACGCTGATCGATAACGGCTCTGGCACGTTCGGCACGACCGGTTCGGTTCTCATTGAAGAGACCCTGTTCGCTCCGGGCGGCGTCCTGATCGGTGGTCCTTTCGCTAACTTTGACTGGGCTGCCGCTGGTCTTCAGGATCGTTTCGATGATCGCTGCGTCGGCACGCCTGACACCTGCTGGGCATTTGCCGCGCGTATCGACGCCAATGGTCTGGCTCAGCCGTTCCGCACGTCTGGCCCGAACAATGACCGGTACAACTACGCACCGGACAACTATCTCCAGCTGCCGCAAGAGCGTTACAATTTCGCGGCGTTCGCGAATTACGAGATCAACCGGCACTTCGAAGTCTATGGCCGCGCGATGTACTCGAACGTGATCGTGGACAGCCAGCTGGCCCCGACGCCGGCCGCTCTGCGTTTTACCGTCTCTGAAGACAATGCGATCTTTGACGGCCACGCGGACGTGCTGGAGCTGATGCGCACCAACCCGGCGATCAATCTGGGCGACACCAATGGCGATGGCCTGGAAGAGTTCCAGTTCGACATTGGCCGCCGCTTCACCGAGTTCGGTCCGCGTAACAGCCTGCGTGACACCCACGCCATGCTGGTCGGCGGCGGTGTCCGCGGTGATCTGTTCCTGTCGGGCTGGACCTATGATGTCTACGCTCACTTCGCACGCACACGTGCGGACCAGATCCAGACGGGCAACCTCTCGGTTTCGGCCTTTACGGCGGAAGTCGAAGCTGGCCGTGCGCTGATCTTTGGTGGTCCGGGCGCACTGACTGACGACGTGGTGGCAGCCGCTACCCGTACGGGCGCGATCTTCGAAACCAACGAGCAGGTCCAGTTTGTGGCCACGACTCAAGGTGAGATCGAGCAGTTCCGCTTCGGCACGGCCAATACGCCGCTGCAAGTGGTGCTTGGTGTCGAGTACCGTGAAGAGTTCTCGCGCCGTCAGCCTGACTCGGTTCTTGGCCCGGATGTCCGAGGCTTCAACCAGTCGACCTTCATCGAAGGCCGGTTTGACGTGTACGAGTTCTTCGCGGAAGGCGTGCTGCCGGTTATCGAAGGCGGTACCTTTGCCGAGTATCTCGGTCTGAACGCCGCTTACCGCCGTTCGAACTACACGACCGTCGGCAACACCGACACCTTCGCCATCGGCGCTGAGTGGATCCCGGTCAGCGATGTCCGTTTCCGTGCTCAGTTCCAGCGCGCTGTGCGGGCTCCGTCCGTGTCCCAGCTCTTCCAGACGGACACGAATGGCTTCCCGGGCGTGTCTGACCCCTGCGCCAGCGGTCTGGGTGCCTGGGGCAACCTGTCGTCTGCGCAGCAAGCCACGGTTGAGGCTAACTGCGTAGCCAACGGTGTGCCGATGGGTGCCGTGCCGGTTGCCCAGGTCAACTCGCAGGTGGAAACCATTTTCCGCGGCGCTCGTGACCTGGAAGCAGAAGAAGCCGATACGATCACGCTTGGTGTGTCCTACTCGCCGTCCTTCCTGCCGGGTCTGACCGTGCGGGCTGACTACTATGACATCGAGATCGGTAACGCGCTGAGTGGCCCGTCCGCTCAGGAAGTGGTCAATGCCTGTACGCTGTTCGGTGTTCAGGCCGCCTGTGACCTCCTCGTTCGTGGTGGCGGCGGTACGCTGACCTTGATCGACTTCCTGTCGACCGAGAATCAGACCGGCCTCTTCGTCCGTGGTATCGACTATGGCTTCGACTACATTTTCGACGCTGGTGATATGGGTACGTTCGCTCTGGGTCTGAATGCGACCTGGACCGACACGAGCTCCTTCCAGTCGTCTCCGCAGACGACCCGGATCGAGTGCGCCGGCTTCTACGGTGCGGACTGTGGTCAGCCGACCCCGGTTCACAAGTGGCTGGCAAGCGCGTCGTGGATGTACGGCCCGCTGACCGCCAATGTGCGCTGGACCCACGTGGGTGAAGTCACGGACACGCTGACGCAGTTCTATGGCGCCCGCGCCGATCAGCTTGACGTGACCCACATCGGTTCGATCGACTATTTCGACCTGAACCTCAGCTATGACTTCACGGACAACGTGCGGTTCTATGGCGGGGTGCGGAATATGTTCGATCAGAGCCCGCCGATCGTCGGTGACGGCCCGCAATCCCAGCAGGCCAACACCTGGCCGGCGACCTACGATCCGTTCGGTCGTCAGTTCTTCCTGGGCGTGACCGCGCGTTACTAG